One stretch of Streptomyces peucetius DNA includes these proteins:
- a CDS encoding DNRLRE domain-containing protein, with protein sequence MSTAMVLAAETGLVLSGTGQAVALAAVPAQPVNASKPAGTGPSQAADIPSAKVAARLYGKRVEALSERTEASTTWVNKDGSLTTELSAGPIRFQRDGQWVDVDVRLQAGSSGSVEAKAHPHGLKLAGRTGTRAASLRAAQDAAAVDLVTLGSGEEQITLQWKGGLPKPELTGSRAVYPEAVPGADVVVEATRTGFEQFVEIKKRPASDGYTYTLPLKTKGLKAKQQADGSVLFTDKKTKNRLVMPAPVMWDSTVDPVSGEHTRRVPVSMKVKQRGTSVDLVVTPDAEFLSDPKTKYPVTVDPSTSSLSNVFDTYVQQGETRDWSTDTELDLGNPGTTNPDGTPRIAQSFISWNTTPVQDALISSAKLSLWNFHSGNVDCKPYPWEVWSSGAASTSSRWTNRPTMTAKKATSTETRGNSACTTAPDGWINADVTTLVQEWASAKATRGHMGLRASSESVVAQWKRVNSANAASNPPRLVVNYNYRPRSGTNQEAGPPFFTYGGAYMVNTVTPTLRDTFVDPDGDKVNGTFQIFDSATNTQVGNVLVSPYVPSGQQASVTVPAGVLAEGKTYKFRTSPYDGTHYNTGWSAWKTFTVDSKAPSAPARITSADYPADAWVKGAGQTGTFTVTPAAADHNWLEWSLDGVTWTKVATGGATADKAISVTPSKNGTQTLQVRSVDKADNSSEPLDYTFHVGPGGILQPSEGERTARRLPLVAEAEAGKYDKVSFSWRRSDADAWAPVPTAHVTAAGQPLASWPVPLVDGKNAGLVWAATETVDPDGSIQLKADFTGPDAAASSTPPLSVVVDRNAEGAESTGIGPGHLNLLTGDFRLTGTEQSYFDLSASRTASSRRPTAATAQEGQAPIFGKEWLSGTLAEVSQAGYTHIRRTSATSLDVVMEDGTKIHFTARANTPGGWVPEPGSEMLTLTGTFAGGFTLIDTEGAESVFAKVDSAAETWQITSSRLQGIENSTTNMISEPVVVGTKTLARPRMLISSHGAVANSTCAKTPSTRGCRVLEFVYATSTTGTDATPGDFSGQLKALKLWSTEAGASAATAKTVQSYAYDAAGRLREAWNPLITPALKTKYAYDSAGRVTQVTAPGQLPWTMTYGNAGGTAGGDGMLTSVTRATLKQGTKSTTDGQAVTSVVYNVPITGADAPHAMGASDVKAWGQLDAPSDATAIFPPDSVPPTYKGGALGADGYRRAELHYLDASGREVNTVDEAGGITTTEYDLHGNVIRELSAGNRALALGKTDEEKARLSDLGIALHSTAERAALLSGTSLYNSTGTRLLEQFGPLRRVDLTEDFKDGTTVLIPAGTSVAAQPWTVTEYDEGRPTDGSAVAKDQPTLSIVGARVRGHYSVMGEKRLTETQYDWAKGLPVLTIEDPGGLNLTTSTAYDAQGRITAVVPPGGTGQDATSRIVQYWSATGTGWCEGRPEWVGLECWAGPAGAITGGGSQPTEVVDTTTEYEFFGQPTEKTETANGVTRTTTTVFDGAGRVKSVQVDGGVGKVVAGTSLTYDPLNGSVIKTASADGGSILQEYDDLGRVISYTDADNGVTTTEYDAFDRPVKVSDSVPSTTTYTYDHTAEPRGLPTAMNDSVAGTFRATYDTDGGVVSQSLPGGYTMTQSAGKIGMPYQRLYTRDSDGTVLLSDSVAETIHGEWSHHAGGAGMGEAQDFTYDRIGRLTKVADTYNGACTSRTYGFDKRTNRTSLTTAVGAPGAECPTSGGETVTSAYDSADRQVDPGYTYDAFGRTTRLPDGTTIAYHNNDLVQQQTVGNSRQTWSLDASGRIRGWTTESNTAGSWNPTGTKTNHYGDSSDNPRWITDSNGSGVVRMVGDLASAMSATTGKSGEVSLQLSNLHGDINLVLPLDTALAPTALSSDEYGNQRMPEAPVRYGWLGSMQRSAQTPGGTVLMGVRLYNPATGRFLSVDPVLGGSRNSYEYAAANPVTNTDLDGRKYRKRTRYYSWGRVVLEDWSKKYTYKTWWGSKYTRTAYSGRITVHFNKTWTRRVANNLDWVYNPLAIAAAAIPKVGWLIAVAIWLYGTWVHKTAQKARANGRCLAVKTWATGYKWYTTYGNRPYQARC encoded by the coding sequence ATGAGCACGGCCATGGTGCTGGCGGCGGAGACGGGCCTCGTACTGTCAGGTACGGGGCAGGCTGTGGCGCTTGCCGCCGTACCTGCCCAACCGGTGAACGCATCGAAGCCCGCGGGAACAGGCCCCTCGCAAGCCGCCGACATTCCGTCGGCCAAGGTGGCTGCCCGGCTCTACGGGAAGCGCGTCGAGGCGCTGTCGGAACGGACCGAGGCGTCGACGACATGGGTGAACAAAGACGGTTCACTCACGACGGAGCTGTCCGCAGGCCCGATCCGATTCCAGCGTGACGGGCAATGGGTCGATGTGGACGTCCGGCTCCAAGCGGGCTCCTCGGGTTCGGTCGAGGCGAAGGCGCACCCCCATGGGCTGAAACTGGCGGGCAGGACCGGCACCAGGGCCGCGTCACTGCGGGCCGCGCAGGACGCGGCAGCAGTCGACCTGGTGACGCTGGGCAGTGGAGAGGAGCAGATCACCCTCCAGTGGAAGGGCGGCCTGCCGAAGCCCGAGCTCACCGGGTCGCGGGCGGTGTATCCAGAGGCCGTACCGGGAGCCGACGTGGTGGTCGAGGCCACCCGTACCGGTTTCGAGCAGTTCGTCGAGATCAAGAAGCGCCCGGCGTCGGACGGCTACACGTACACGCTGCCCTTGAAGACCAAGGGGCTGAAGGCGAAGCAACAGGCCGACGGCAGCGTGCTCTTCACGGACAAGAAGACGAAGAACCGGCTGGTCATGCCGGCCCCGGTGATGTGGGACTCCACAGTGGATCCGGTCTCCGGCGAGCACACCCGCCGGGTGCCGGTGTCCATGAAGGTCAAGCAGAGGGGAACGTCCGTCGATCTGGTGGTGACACCGGACGCCGAGTTCCTCTCCGACCCGAAGACCAAATACCCGGTCACCGTCGACCCGTCGACATCTTCCCTGTCCAACGTCTTCGACACCTATGTCCAGCAGGGTGAGACCCGGGACTGGTCCACGGACACGGAGCTGGATCTCGGAAACCCCGGCACCACCAACCCGGACGGCACGCCGCGGATCGCGCAGTCGTTCATCTCGTGGAACACCACACCGGTGCAGGATGCACTGATCTCCAGCGCGAAGCTGAGTCTGTGGAACTTCCACTCAGGCAACGTCGACTGCAAGCCCTACCCGTGGGAAGTCTGGTCATCGGGCGCGGCGTCGACGTCCAGCCGCTGGACGAACCGTCCCACCATGACGGCGAAGAAGGCGACCTCCACCGAGACGCGGGGCAACAGCGCCTGCACCACGGCACCGGACGGTTGGATCAACGCCGACGTGACGACCCTGGTGCAGGAATGGGCCTCCGCGAAGGCGACCCGTGGCCACATGGGTCTGCGCGCCTCCAGCGAGTCGGTGGTCGCCCAGTGGAAGCGGGTCAACTCCGCCAACGCCGCGTCGAACCCGCCCCGGCTGGTGGTGAACTACAACTACCGGCCCCGGAGCGGAACCAACCAGGAAGCCGGTCCGCCGTTCTTCACGTACGGCGGCGCCTACATGGTCAACACCGTCACCCCGACGCTCCGGGACACCTTCGTCGATCCGGACGGTGACAAGGTCAACGGCACCTTCCAGATCTTCGACAGCGCCACCAACACCCAGGTGGGCAATGTTCTGGTCTCACCGTACGTCCCCTCCGGGCAGCAGGCGTCCGTGACGGTGCCGGCCGGGGTGCTCGCGGAGGGCAAGACCTACAAGTTCCGCACGAGCCCCTACGACGGCACGCACTACAACACGGGCTGGTCCGCCTGGAAGACATTCACCGTCGATTCCAAGGCTCCGTCGGCCCCGGCCAGGATCACATCCGCCGACTATCCCGCGGACGCCTGGGTGAAGGGGGCCGGCCAGACCGGCACGTTCACCGTCACGCCTGCGGCAGCCGATCACAACTGGCTGGAGTGGTCGCTGGACGGAGTCACGTGGACGAAGGTCGCCACCGGCGGTGCCACCGCCGACAAGGCCATCAGCGTCACGCCGTCCAAGAACGGAACGCAGACACTGCAGGTGCGGTCGGTCGACAAGGCCGACAACAGTTCCGAACCGCTCGACTACACCTTCCATGTGGGGCCCGGAGGCATCCTCCAGCCGTCCGAGGGTGAGCGGACCGCACGCCGGCTGCCTCTGGTCGCCGAGGCCGAGGCCGGTAAGTACGACAAGGTGTCGTTCTCCTGGCGGCGCTCCGATGCCGACGCCTGGGCGCCCGTTCCGACGGCACATGTGACCGCCGCCGGCCAGCCGCTCGCCTCCTGGCCGGTGCCCCTGGTCGACGGCAAGAACGCGGGCCTCGTGTGGGCGGCCACCGAAACGGTGGACCCGGACGGCAGCATCCAGCTCAAGGCCGACTTCACCGGCCCCGACGCGGCGGCCAGCAGTACCCCTCCGCTGAGCGTCGTCGTCGACCGCAACGCCGAAGGCGCGGAGTCCACCGGCATCGGCCCCGGGCATCTCAACCTTCTGACGGGTGACTTCAGGCTCACCGGCACGGAGCAGAGCTACTTCGACCTGTCCGCGTCCCGTACGGCCTCGTCCCGTCGGCCGACCGCTGCCACGGCACAGGAAGGACAGGCGCCGATCTTCGGCAAGGAGTGGCTCTCCGGCACGCTCGCCGAGGTCTCTCAGGCCGGTTACACACACATCCGCAGGACGTCCGCCACATCACTCGACGTCGTGATGGAGGACGGCACAAAGATCCACTTCACGGCCCGGGCCAACACGCCCGGCGGCTGGGTCCCCGAACCCGGTTCCGAGATGCTCACCCTGACCGGCACCTTCGCCGGCGGATTCACCCTCATCGACACCGAGGGCGCCGAATCCGTGTTCGCGAAGGTCGATTCGGCGGCGGAGACCTGGCAGATCACTTCGTCGCGTCTCCAGGGCATCGAGAACTCCACGACGAACATGATCTCCGAGCCCGTCGTGGTCGGCACGAAGACGCTCGCCCGGCCGCGCATGCTGATCTCCTCCCACGGGGCGGTGGCGAACAGCACCTGCGCCAAGACACCGTCGACCAGGGGGTGTCGTGTTCTGGAGTTCGTGTACGCGACCTCGACGACGGGCACGGACGCCACGCCCGGGGACTTCTCGGGCCAGCTGAAGGCACTCAAGCTCTGGTCCACGGAGGCGGGTGCGTCCGCGGCTACGGCGAAAACCGTCCAGAGCTACGCCTACGACGCCGCCGGCCGGCTGCGCGAGGCCTGGAACCCGCTGATCACCCCGGCGCTGAAGACCAAGTACGCCTATGACAGCGCCGGCCGCGTCACGCAGGTCACCGCTCCCGGCCAGCTGCCGTGGACGATGACGTACGGAAACGCCGGCGGAACCGCGGGCGGGGACGGGATGCTCACCTCCGTCACCAGGGCGACGCTCAAGCAGGGCACCAAGTCGACGACGGACGGCCAGGCCGTCACGTCGGTCGTCTACAACGTCCCGATCACCGGCGCCGACGCACCGCACGCCATGGGGGCTTCCGACGTCAAGGCATGGGGGCAGCTCGACGCTCCCAGCGACGCGACGGCGATCTTCCCGCCCGATTCGGTGCCGCCCACCTACAAGGGCGGCGCACTGGGCGCCGACGGGTACCGCCGGGCGGAGCTCCACTATCTCGACGCCTCCGGCCGAGAGGTGAACACCGTCGACGAAGCGGGAGGGATCACCACCACGGAGTACGACCTGCACGGAAACGTCATTCGTGAGCTGAGCGCAGGCAACCGCGCTCTGGCACTCGGGAAGACCGACGAGGAGAAGGCGCGACTGTCCGACCTCGGCATCGCGCTGCACAGCACGGCGGAGCGGGCGGCCCTGCTCTCCGGCACCTCCCTGTACAACAGCACGGGAACGCGGCTGCTGGAGCAGTTCGGACCGCTTCGCCGTGTCGACCTCACGGAGGACTTCAAGGACGGCACCACCGTCCTGATCCCCGCCGGCACCTCGGTGGCGGCCCAGCCCTGGACCGTGACCGAGTACGACGAGGGCAGGCCCACCGACGGCAGCGCCGTCGCCAAGGACCAGCCGACGCTGTCCATCGTGGGCGCCAGGGTCCGCGGCCACTACTCGGTGATGGGTGAGAAGCGACTCACCGAGACCCAGTACGACTGGGCCAAGGGCCTTCCGGTCCTGACCATCGAGGACCCGGGCGGGCTCAACCTGACCACCAGCACCGCGTACGACGCCCAGGGCCGCATCACTGCCGTGGTCCCGCCGGGCGGCACGGGCCAGGACGCGACGTCCAGGATCGTCCAGTACTGGTCGGCCACCGGTACGGGCTGGTGCGAAGGACGCCCGGAGTGGGTCGGACTGGAGTGCTGGGCGGGTCCTGCCGGGGCGATCACCGGTGGCGGGAGCCAGCCCACCGAGGTGGTCGACACGACCACCGAGTACGAATTCTTCGGGCAGCCGACGGAGAAGACCGAAACCGCCAATGGCGTGACCCGGACGACCACGACCGTCTTCGACGGCGCCGGCCGCGTGAAGAGCGTGCAGGTGGACGGAGGCGTCGGCAAGGTCGTCGCGGGCACCTCCCTCACCTACGACCCCCTCAACGGCTCGGTGATCAAGACGGCGTCGGCGGACGGCGGCAGCATCCTTCAGGAGTACGACGACCTGGGGCGTGTCATCTCCTACACAGACGCCGACAACGGCGTCACCACCACTGAGTACGACGCCTTCGACCGTCCGGTGAAGGTCTCCGACTCGGTCCCGTCCACCACTACGTACACCTACGATCACACCGCTGAGCCCCGCGGCCTGCCCACGGCGATGAACGACTCCGTCGCCGGCACGTTCCGGGCGACGTACGACACGGACGGGGGCGTCGTCTCGCAGTCCCTTCCCGGCGGCTACACCATGACCCAGTCGGCGGGCAAGATCGGAATGCCCTACCAGCGTCTCTACACCAGGGATTCCGACGGCACGGTTCTCCTGTCCGATTCCGTCGCCGAGACGATCCACGGCGAATGGTCGCACCATGCGGGCGGCGCCGGCATGGGCGAGGCACAGGACTTCACCTATGACCGGATCGGCCGTCTCACCAAGGTGGCCGACACCTACAACGGAGCATGCACGTCCCGTACGTACGGCTTCGACAAGCGCACCAATCGGACCTCGCTCACGACGGCCGTCGGCGCCCCCGGCGCCGAGTGCCCGACGAGCGGGGGCGAGACGGTGACGTCCGCGTACGACAGCGCCGACCGTCAGGTCGACCCCGGTTACACGTACGACGCGTTCGGACGGACGACACGGCTGCCGGACGGCACGACGATCGCCTACCACAACAACGACCTCGTCCAGCAGCAGACGGTTGGGAACTCCCGCCAGACGTGGTCGCTGGACGCATCGGGCCGTATACGCGGCTGGACGACGGAGTCCAATACCGCCGGCAGCTGGAACCCGACCGGCACGAAGACGAACCACTACGGCGACAGTTCCGACAACCCGCGCTGGATCACCGACAGCAACGGTTCCGGTGTGGTCCGTATGGTCGGCGACCTGGCCAGTGCCATGTCGGCCACGACCGGCAAGTCGGGGGAGGTCTCGCTGCAGCTGTCCAATCTGCACGGCGACATCAACCTCGTCCTTCCGCTGGACACAGCGCTCGCACCGACGGCCCTGAGCAGCGACGAGTACGGCAACCAGCGCATGCCGGAAGCCCCTGTGCGGTACGGCTGGCTGGGCTCGATGCAGCGGTCGGCCCAGACGCCCGGGGGAACCGTCCTGATGGGCGTGCGCCTGTACAACCCGGCGACGGGCCGCTTCCTGTCCGTCGACCCCGTTCTCGGCGGAAGCCGGAACTCGTACGAGTACGCTGCCGCCAACCCGGTGACCAACACCGACCTCGACGGCCGCAAGTACCGTAAGCGCACCAGGTATTACTCGTGGGGGAGGGTGGTCCTCGAGGACTGGAGCAAGAAGTACACGTACAAGACGTGGTGGGGGTCGAAGTACACGCGGACCGCTTACAGCGGGCGTATCACCGTGCACTTCAACAAGACATGGACGCGGCGCGTCGCCAACAATCTCGACTGGGTCTACAACCCGCTGGCGATTGCCGCAGCCGCCATCCCCAAGGTCGGCTGGCTCATCGCCGTGGCCATCTGGCTGTACGGCACCTGGGTGCACAAGACCGCCCAGAAGGCGAGAGCCAACGGCCGGTGCCTTGCGGTGAAGACATGGGCCACCGGCTACAAGTGGTACACGACCTACGGCAACCGCCCCTACCAGGCCAGGTGCTGA
- a CDS encoding helix-turn-helix domain-containing protein: protein MADDYLVRIGKLIRDARQHRGWTQTQLAEALGTSQSAVNRIERGNQNISLEMIARIGEALDSEIVSLGYAGPMHLRVVGGRRLSGSIDVKTSKNACVALLCGSLLNKGRTVLRRVARIEEVYRLLEVLGSIGVRTRWINDGRDLEIVPPAGFDMDSMDVEAARRTRSIIMFLGPLLHRMDNFRLPYAGGCDLGTRTIEPHMIALRRFGLDITATEGIYHAVVDRSVSPSRPIVLTERGDTVTENALLAAARYDGVTVIRNASSNYMVQDLCFFLEVLGVKVEGVGTTTLTVHGVPNIDVDVDYSPSEDPVEAMSLLAAAVVTESELTIRRVPIEFLEIELSVLEEMGLDHDRTAEYAADNGRTRLVDLTVHPSKLEAPIDKIHPMPFPGLNIDNVPFFAAIAAVAQGQTLIHDWVYDNRAIYLTDLNRLGGRLQLLDPHRVLVEGPTRWRAAEMMCPPALRPAVVVLLAMMAAEGTSVLRNVYVINRGYEDLAERLNSVGAQIEIFRDI from the coding sequence ATGGCAGACGACTACCTCGTACGCATCGGCAAGCTCATCCGTGACGCCCGTCAGCATCGTGGCTGGACACAGACGCAGCTCGCCGAAGCGCTCGGCACCAGCCAGAGCGCGGTCAACCGCATCGAGCGCGGCAATCAGAACATCAGCCTTGAGATGATCGCGCGGATCGGTGAGGCCCTCGACAGCGAAATCGTCTCCCTCGGCTACGCCGGGCCCATGCACCTGCGAGTCGTCGGCGGCCGCAGGCTCTCCGGCTCCATCGACGTCAAGACGAGCAAGAACGCGTGCGTGGCGCTGCTGTGCGGCTCGCTCCTCAACAAGGGTCGCACGGTGCTGCGCCGCGTCGCCCGTATCGAAGAGGTCTACCGGCTGCTGGAGGTCCTCGGCTCCATCGGCGTGCGCACCCGCTGGATCAACGACGGCCGCGACCTGGAGATCGTGCCGCCGGCGGGCTTCGACATGGACTCGATGGACGTGGAGGCCGCCCGCCGGACCCGCTCGATCATCATGTTCCTCGGTCCGCTGCTGCACCGGATGGACAACTTCCGCCTGCCGTACGCCGGCGGCTGCGACCTCGGGACCCGCACCATCGAACCGCACATGATCGCGCTGCGCCGCTTCGGCCTGGACATCACCGCGACGGAGGGCATCTACCACGCGGTGGTGGACCGTTCGGTCTCCCCCAGCCGCCCGATCGTGCTGACCGAGCGCGGCGACACGGTCACCGAGAACGCCCTGCTGGCCGCCGCCCGGTACGACGGCGTCACCGTCATCCGCAACGCCTCCTCCAACTACATGGTCCAGGACCTGTGCTTCTTCCTGGAGGTGCTCGGCGTCAAGGTCGAGGGCGTCGGCACGACGACGCTGACCGTGCACGGCGTCCCGAACATCGACGTCGACGTCGACTACTCCCCCTCCGAGGACCCCGTCGAGGCGATGAGCCTGCTGGCCGCCGCCGTCGTCACCGAGTCGGAGCTGACGATCCGCCGGGTGCCGATCGAGTTCCTCGAGATCGAGCTGTCGGTGCTCGAGGAGATGGGCCTCGACCACGACCGCACCGCCGAGTACGCGGCGGACAACGGACGCACCCGGCTGGTGGACTTGACGGTCCACCCCTCCAAGCTGGAGGCGCCCATCGACAAGATCCACCCGATGCCGTTCCCCGGTCTGAACATCGACAACGTGCCGTTCTTCGCGGCGATCGCCGCCGTCGCCCAGGGCCAGACCCTGATCCATGACTGGGTCTACGACAACCGCGCCATCTACCTGACGGACCTGAACCGCCTCGGCGGCCGTCTCCAGCTCCTCGACCCGCACCGCGTCCTCGTCGAGGGCCCGACCCGCTGGCGCGCCGCCGAGATGATGTGCCCGCCGGCCCTGCGCCCGGCGGTCGTCGTCCTGCTGGCGATGATGGCGGCCGAGGGCACGTCGGTGCTGCGCAACGTGTACGTCATCAACCGGGGTTACGAGGACCTCGCGGAGCGGCTGAACTCCGTGGGGGCGCAGATCGAGATCTTCCGCGACATCTGA
- a CDS encoding sensor histidine kinase, with the protein MRPLTLRQALPRPGFLVSTWPWRAAGYLLSSAPAGSVVLGLLLVGVAVGGALAVFLVGLPLLALLVFSGLPVAALERRRLRLVDRRPAPTPHADPAEPGLPAWARTRLREPATWRELGHTLAFATLLWPLDLLAAVFALGVPLALIGTPVLMATVGGGEEVRVLKTWLATSWPEAFAAAAAGVPLLAVGGYVLGLVAWGRAELTRMLVAPPEEPRQRVEELVRSRARLVDAFEAERRRIERDLHDGAQQRLVALTMTLGLARLDAPPGPLADRLATAHDEAGKALEELRELIRGIHPKVLADHGLAAAVADAADRSAVPVDVPLDLPGRLTEAVESAGYFVVREALANIGKHSGATRAAVAGRYEDGLLAIEVRDDGRGGADAAMGSGLTGLADRVSVLDGRISVSSPPGGPTLLRVEIPCEWTERFA; encoded by the coding sequence ATGCGTCCCCTCACCCTGCGGCAGGCCCTGCCCCGGCCCGGCTTCCTCGTCTCGACTTGGCCCTGGCGGGCGGCCGGATACCTGCTCAGCAGCGCACCGGCCGGCAGCGTGGTGCTCGGGCTGCTGCTCGTCGGCGTGGCGGTGGGCGGCGCCCTCGCGGTGTTCCTCGTCGGGCTGCCGCTGCTCGCGCTGCTGGTGTTCTCCGGGCTGCCGGTCGCCGCGCTGGAACGCCGCAGGCTTCGGCTGGTCGACCGCAGGCCGGCCCCCACGCCGCACGCCGACCCCGCGGAACCAGGGCTCCCCGCCTGGGCCCGCACCCGTCTGCGGGAGCCCGCGACCTGGCGGGAGCTCGGCCACACACTGGCGTTCGCGACGCTGCTCTGGCCGCTGGACCTGCTGGCCGCCGTCTTCGCGCTCGGCGTGCCTCTGGCGCTGATCGGCACACCGGTGCTGATGGCGACGGTGGGCGGTGGCGAGGAGGTACGGGTGCTCAAGACCTGGCTCGCGACGTCCTGGCCGGAGGCGTTCGCCGCCGCCGCGGCGGGAGTGCCGCTGCTCGCCGTCGGCGGCTACGTCCTCGGACTGGTGGCCTGGGGGCGCGCCGAGCTCACCCGGATGCTGGTCGCCCCGCCCGAGGAACCGCGGCAGCGGGTCGAGGAACTCGTACGCTCCCGGGCCCGGTTGGTGGACGCCTTCGAGGCGGAACGGCGCCGTATCGAACGCGATCTGCACGACGGTGCCCAGCAGCGCCTGGTCGCACTCACCATGACCCTCGGCCTCGCCCGTCTCGACGCCCCGCCGGGGCCGCTCGCCGACCGGCTCGCCACCGCCCACGACGAGGCGGGGAAGGCCCTCGAGGAACTGCGTGAGCTGATCCGGGGCATCCACCCGAAGGTGCTCGCCGACCACGGCCTCGCCGCCGCCGTCGCCGACGCGGCGGACCGGTCGGCCGTCCCCGTGGACGTCCCGCTCGATCTGCCCGGCCGGCTCACCGAAGCCGTCGAGTCCGCCGGGTACTTCGTCGTCCGCGAGGCGCTGGCGAACATCGGCAAGCACAGCGGGGCCACCCGCGCCGCAGTGGCCGGCCGGTACGAGGACGGGCTCCTGGCCATCGAGGTGCGGGACGACGGCCGGGGCGGCGCCGACGCGGCCATGGGCAGCGGGCTGACCGGGCTCGCCGACCGGGTGTCGGTGCTCGATGGCAGAATCTCCGTGTCCAGCCCGCCAGGCGGACCGACCCTGCTGCGTGTGGAGATCCCTTGCGAGTGGACCGAGCGCTTCGCGTAG
- a CDS encoding response regulator — MRVDRALRVVLAEDSVLLREGLIALLGRFGHEAVAAVGDADALTAAVAEHSPDIVVTDVRMPPGFQDEGMRAAVRLRAERPSLPVLVLSQYVQRTYASELLDSGDGAGVGYLLKDRVGQVEEFHAALQDVAAGGTVVDPEVVRQLIRRRRDPLERLTPREREVLGLVAEGKSNNAIARQLVVSEAAVGKHIGSILAKLDLPPADETHRRVLAVLTYLRA; from the coding sequence TTGCGAGTGGACCGAGCGCTTCGCGTAGTTCTGGCCGAGGACAGTGTGCTGCTGCGCGAAGGGCTGATCGCGCTGCTCGGCCGCTTCGGCCACGAGGCCGTCGCAGCGGTCGGCGACGCCGACGCCCTGACCGCCGCGGTCGCGGAGCACTCGCCGGACATCGTCGTCACCGATGTGCGGATGCCGCCCGGATTCCAGGACGAGGGCATGCGGGCGGCGGTCCGGCTCCGCGCGGAGCGGCCGTCGCTCCCGGTACTCGTCCTCAGCCAGTACGTCCAGCGCACGTACGCCTCCGAACTCCTCGACTCGGGGGACGGCGCGGGCGTGGGCTATCTGCTGAAGGACCGGGTGGGCCAGGTCGAGGAGTTCCATGCCGCGCTCCAGGACGTCGCCGCGGGCGGCACCGTCGTCGACCCGGAGGTGGTGCGGCAGCTGATCCGCCGCCGCCGCGATCCGCTGGAGCGTCTGACGCCGCGTGAGCGGGAGGTGCTGGGCCTGGTGGCGGAGGGGAAGTCCAACAACGCGATCGCCCGCCAACTGGTCGTCTCGGAGGCGGCGGTGGGCAAGCACATCGGCTCCATTCTCGCCAAGCTGGACCTGCCACCGGCGGACGAGACCCACCGCCGGGTCCTCGCCGTGCTGACCTATCTGCGGGCCTGA
- a CDS encoding phosphotransferase produces the protein MGRNAEPVRLARELAEFAAALHRVDPTGGPLSYRSEPLASRDAATREAIAELAGEVDADRALTVWRAALAAPSWQGPAVWIHADLQPGNLLLDGGGLGSGHRLRLPGPR, from the coding sequence GTGGGACGGAACGCGGAGCCGGTGCGGCTCGCGCGGGAGCTCGCGGAGTTCGCCGCGGCGCTGCACCGTGTCGACCCGACCGGCGGGCCCCTCTCGTACCGCAGTGAACCGCTCGCCTCGCGGGACGCCGCAACGCGCGAGGCGATTGCGGAGCTCGCCGGAGAGGTCGACGCCGACCGGGCGCTGACGGTGTGGCGGGCGGCTCTCGCGGCGCCCTCCTGGCAGGGCCCGGCCGTGTGGATCCACGCCGACCTCCAGCCCGGCAACCTGCTGCTGGACGGGGGCGGGCTCGGCAGCGGTCATCGACTTCGGCTGCCTGGGCCTCGGTGA